One Agelaius phoeniceus isolate bAgePho1 chromosome 6, bAgePho1.hap1, whole genome shotgun sequence DNA window includes the following coding sequences:
- the TRAF6 gene encoding TNF receptor-associated factor 6, with product MSLLQSEGSCGGREAESGCCAAMASACSAAAKEESCSGGSAAGSAPASFSDETQGYDVEFDPPLESKYECPICLMALREAVQTPCGHRFCKACIVKSIRDAGHKCPVDNEILLENQLFPDNFAKREILSLMVKCPNKGCSMKMELRHLEDHQLQCDFSTVECLQCQRTFPKNRLKEHMTQECPRRQVCCPNCATSMAYEDKELHDQTCPLANIYCEYCNTVLIREQMPNHYDNDCPTAPVPCFYSAFGCPEKMQRNELARHMQEFTQVHMRMMAQSFQNISVTAANPVPFINGLHFEPALFSHVSHAAYNCNPEVENFKETIQQLEGRLVRQDHQIRELIAKMETQNTHMAELKRTIRNLEGKITEMEAQQCNGIYIWKIENFSGLQKAQEEERPVVMHSPGFYTGKPGYKLCLRLHIQLPTAQRCANYISLFVHTMQGEYDSHLPWPFQGTIRLSILDQSEGPERQNHEEVMETKPELLAFQRPTIHRNPKGFGYVTFMHLETLKQRTFIKDDTLLVRCEVLTRLDLSSVRREGFQARSTDGAM from the exons ATgagcctgctgcagagcgaggGCAGCTGCGGGGGCCGGGAGGCGGAGAGCGGCTGCTGCGCGGCCATGGCCAGCGCCTGCAGCGCCGCCGCCAAGGAGGAGAGCTGCAGcgggggcagcgccgccggcagcgcGCCCGCCTCCTTCTCCGACGAGACGCAGGGCTACGACGTGGAGTTCGACCCGCCCCTGGAAAGCAAGTATGAGTGCCCCATCTGTCTGATGGCCCTGCGGGAGGCAGTGCAGACACCCTGTGGCCACCGCTTCTGCAAAGCGTGCATTGTCAAATCCATAAG AGATGCAGGTCACAAATGTCCTGTAGACAATGAAATTCTGCTTGAAAATCAACTTTTCCCTGACAACTTTGCCAAACGGGAAATCCTTTCATTAATGGTCAAATGTCCCAACAAGGGCTGCAGTATGAAGATGGAGCTCAGGCACTTAGAG GACCACCAGCTGCAGTGTGATTTTTCCACTGTGGAATGCCTACAGTGCCAAAGAACCTTCCCAAAGAACCGTCTGAAGGAGCACATGACCCAAGAGTGTCCGAGGCGTCAAGTGTGTTGCCCAAACTGTGCCACGTCCATGGCCTATGAAGATAAAGAG CTTCATGACCAAACCTGTCCACTTGCCAATATATATTGTGAATATTGCAACACAGTGCTCATCAGGGAGCAG ATGCCTAACCATTATGACAATGATTGTCCTACTGCCCCAGTGCCATGTTTTTACAGTGCCTTTGGGTGTCCTGAAAAG ATGCAAAGGAATGAACTGGCACGACATATGCAGGAGTTCACTCAGGTTCACATGAGGATGATGGCTCAGAGTTTTCAGAATATCAGTGTTACTGCTGCAAATCCTGTGCCTTTCATCAATGGCCTACACTTTGAGCCTGCCCTCTTCTCACACGTGTCACATGCTGCATACAACTGCAATCCAGAAGTTGAAAACTTCAAGGAAACTATTCAGCAGTTGGAAGGTCGGCTGGTGAGGCAAGATCACCAAATCAGGGAACTCATTGCTAAAATGGAGACTCAGAACACTCACATGGCAGAACTCAAACGCACTATACGAAATTTGGAGGGAAAGATAACTGAAATGGAGGCACAACAATGTAATGGTATTTATATCTGGAAGATTGAGAACTTCAGTGGACTGCAGAAAGCCCAGGAAGAAGAGAGACCTGTAGTGATGCACAGTCCTGGCTTCTATACAGGGAAGCCTGGCTACAAGCTGTGCTTGCGCCTGCATATCCAGTTACCGACTGCTCAGCGCTGTGCTAATTATATCTCTCTGTTTGTGCATACTATGCAAGGGGAATATGACAGCCACCTGCCCTGGCCTTTCCAAGGCACCATCCGACTTTCTATTTTGGATCAATCAGAAGGCCCAGAAAGGCAGAACCATGAAGAGGTGATGGAAACCAAGCCAGAGCTACTGGCCTTCCAGAGACCGACAATTCACCGCAATCCGAAAGGTTTTGGTTATGTGACTTTCATGCACCTGGAGACCTTGAAGCAGAGAACCTTCATCAAGGACGACACGTTGCTGGTGCGCTGCGAGGTGCTCACGCGCCTGGACTTGAGCAGTGTCCGCAGGGAAGGCTTCCAGGCCCGCAGCACTGATGGAGCCATGTAG